The genomic interval GTAACAAGCCCAAATCCAGGGCTGCCAGATCCATAGACTTGCCTCTCTTGGGGAGGCAAATGGTGAATCCCTGCTCTGGATCTGGGTTCACTTTCCCTCTGAGGCTCTGCTTCCAGCACGGACATCTGGGACTTCATGGGGGTGGGGCTTACCTGGGGCCAAGGCTCACTTGGCACCTCGGACCAGTCAGTCAGACCCCACCAGGGAAAGAGACTCAGTCTGCATTTGGCATCTGACCAGAGGCAGACTAGGCTGGGGTTCATCTGGGCTTGGAGATTGGCCCTGGGACCGCAGAGAGGGTTTGCAGTCTGAGAGAACCTCTCAGGGTCTGCTGTGGGCTGGAgggagcctgggagacagcagggGTCACTGAAGTCTAGACCAAGGTGGCTCCTTGCTGGCAGCAGCTGTTTTCCCTACTGTGCTCACCGTTGCTCCCCACAAGAGCTACCACTGCAGGTTTTGGCCAGCCTCTGGATAATGCCAGGGCCAGAGACAGGACTGCCCCTCTGTCCTTTGAGCTACCACCTTGGGCTCTAAGCATGCACGCCTGGCTGTTCTTTGTTCTCCTTCAGCCGCATCCCTCTCCTCTGGGCCAAGCCtgctgcctggcacagagtggtACCCGAGTGTTCCAGGGGGCTGCAGGGGCTCAACCTGGGCCTTGCTCCCTGGATGGTCCCTGAAGAGTGGTTTCCTTTCCCACTTATCCTCAAGTTGAGCCATGTGTCCCAAGGCCAGTggtggacatgtacacacagtCATAGTGTGTACTCAGACATGTGCACACACCACACCCCACATgcatacaagcacacacacacatgcacgtgtggTTGTAAACAAAAGTTAGTTTTATTTCACTCCCTTTGTTTTGGAGGCTGTGTCTGAGTTGGAGAGGGGGCTGGAGGGAAGAGGCTGTGGCAGGAGCTTCAGAGTCCCTTTCCTCAGCATGGCCAAAGTCATAGCCCCTGACCACCACCCTGTTGGTCTGAGTGGCAAGGGAGGCCAGTGTCTTTTCGGAATTTCAAGTATGTGCCCAAGGAAGGGGCCACGCCAGGCCAGCACAGAGCTGGAGAGGGCATGGTCCCATCCACCCCAGCCCATGCAAGGCCTTAGCCCCAGGTCTGTCTGGGCGGGAAGCAGGAAGCAGGGTGCAGTTCCACCTGCACTCAAGGCAGCTCATATTTGGGACCTGGTGGGCGTGAGGCATGAAGCAGTGCCGACCAGCACTGGCTGCAGCCTCTGACCACCGTGCTCACTGTTTTTCCTTCTATGCCAGGAAGACCTGGCATTGCCTCTAGCTCTGCAAGAACCAGAGCATAGACTAGAAGAGTGTGGGTGCTAGGGAAAGAACCCCATTTGCTAGGCAGGGAGTAGGAATAAGCACAGAATCCCTCAACACGGAAGCCAGGCACCCTTGGGCAGTCACGCCCTGGCTTCTGCAGGGAAGCAGGGCTGGAGTGGGTGGAGCTCCTGCCTGGGGGCCCCCTTGTCCTGAGGGGGCCAGCTGGGTGGCTCTGGGAGGCGGGCAATGCCCCAGCCACAGTCCTATCCCCCATCAGGGCTTATGGGTCAGAGGTGGGGACCCTTCTTGGTTCCCAGGCTGCCCACCCTACCCTGGAGGAACACACGGCTCAGGCAGGGAAGGGTGATGATGCAGAGAAGGTCAGTGCCCTGTACCCCTCCGGAGGGGGTGAGCAGCCAGCTGAGGAAGAGGAGGGCAGGTTGTGCTCTGCACCTTAGGTGGTGTCCAGCCCCTCCCTAGAGCCCCCTGCCTCCgccctggggagagggaagatgcAGAGCAGCCAAGGGGAGGCCTCAGATCCACACGGTGGTCTTACCCTCCCTGCTGCTGCTCCCACTGCCCTTCTCTGAGCCcatcctgggtttgatcccctgccGACCCTGGCCCCCCACAGTGCCCCCTGATGTGGCACTGCCCGACCCCGACGCAGGAGCGCCAGCCTTCGGGGGCCCCCGGGCGTTCACTGGGAGGCCCGGGCCGGGTGGACTGTCGAGGTCCCCGAGTGCCCGCCGGTCCTGCAGCGCCTGCAGGGCCAGGCTGGCCAGGTCCTGGTCCTGGGCGCGTGCGCGCTCAGCCGTGCGAACCACCAGGCTATAGTCAGGCGGACAGGCCAGGCCTGAAGGCGCAGCGGGCAGAGCGCAGGGAGGCGGGCGGGGCATGGCGCCGGGGGAGTGGGGCAGTGGGCGGCGGCCGCGCACGGCGTCTTGCGCGCTGCCGAGACCCAGGTGCGCCATCTCACAGAGGTTGAGCAGCAGACAGAGGCAGCTGACCACGTACATGACCAGCAGGAAGACTGTCTTCTCAGTGGGCCGTGACACGAAGCAGTCAACCACGTGGGGACAGGGCTGGCGGCTACACGCGAAGAAGGGCCGCACCTCGAAGCCGTACAGAAGGTACTGTCCCACCAGGAAGGCCACCTCGAAGGCGGCCCGCGCCACCAGCTGGGCCACGTACACGCGCATCAGGCCCTCGCGCTGGATGCGCCGCCGCCCGTCATGCTGGCCCGCGGGACCTGGGGCCGCAGCCACCTTGGCGTCCCCTCCTGCGCCCTTGGCCGCCCCCGTGTCCTCGGCCTCGTCCTCCTCACCCAGGCCCTCGGCCACTCCCGGGTCTTCGTCCTCTTCGCCCAGGCCCAGCATGGGTTCCTCCTCGCCCAGGTCGGCGGGCTCGGGCCAGCCCGGGTGCGGCGGTGGGGGCAACGGCAGGGGCGCGCGGGCTGCGCGGCGGCCGGGGCGGCGGCGAGAGCGACGGCGCTCATCCTGGGAGGCGCGGGCCAGGCGGTGCACAGCGTAGCCCAGGTACATGACGGAGGGCGTGGAGATGACCAcaatctggaagacccagaagCGCACGTGCGACAGGGGTGCAAAGGCGTCGTAGCAGACGTTGTCGCAGCCTGGCTGCCGCGTGTTGCACGTGAACTTGGTCTGCTCGTCGGAGTAGATGGACTCGCCGCCCACGGCGGTGAGCACGATGCGGAAGACCACCAGCACCGTGAGCCACACCTTCCCCACG from Dama dama isolate Ldn47 chromosome 9, ASM3311817v1, whole genome shotgun sequence carries:
- the GJC2 gene encoding gap junction gamma-2 protein produces the protein MTNMSWSFLTRLLEEIHNHSTFVGKVWLTVLVVFRIVLTAVGGESIYSDEQTKFTCNTRQPGCDNVCYDAFAPLSHVRFWVFQIVVISTPSVMYLGYAVHRLARASQDERRRSRRRPGRRAARAPLPLPPPPHPGWPEPADLGEEEPMLGLGEEDEDPGVAEGLGEEDEAEDTGAAKGAGGDAKVAAAPGPAGQHDGRRRIQREGLMRVYVAQLVARAAFEVAFLVGQYLLYGFEVRPFFACSRQPCPHVVDCFVSRPTEKTVFLLVMYVVSCLCLLLNLCEMAHLGLGSAQDAVRGRRPLPHSPGAMPRPPPCALPAAPSGLACPPDYSLVVRTAERARAQDQDLASLALQALQDRRALGDLDSPPGPGLPVNARGPPKAGAPASGSGSATSGGTVGGQGRQGIKPRMGSEKGSGSSSREGKTTVWI